Proteins encoded by one window of uncultured Draconibacterium sp.:
- a CDS encoding GNAT family N-acetyltransferase: MEKKLIQVDLQNPLHCAQLVHLLNDYMEDEMGISEPMPDGLGPKIIEGLKRHTAYMGFFVCIGDNFAGLANCNLNFSTWKASPLINIHDLIVSPDFRQRGVGLFLLKGIEKYAEENGYCRINLEVRHDNFKAQNLYRKAGFKECEPNNFFWENKL; the protein is encoded by the coding sequence ATGGAAAAAAAACTCATTCAGGTTGATCTGCAAAATCCTCTTCATTGCGCGCAGTTGGTTCATCTGTTAAACGACTACATGGAAGATGAAATGGGGATCAGCGAACCGATGCCCGATGGACTTGGCCCAAAAATTATTGAGGGGCTAAAACGGCATACGGCGTACATGGGATTTTTTGTTTGTATTGGTGATAACTTTGCCGGGCTTGCCAATTGCAACCTCAATTTTTCTACCTGGAAAGCCAGTCCGCTGATAAATATCCACGATTTGATAGTTTCTCCCGATTTTCGTCAGCGGGGAGTTGGTCTTTTTCTGTTGAAAGGCATTGAAAAGTATGCCGAAGAAAATGGATATTGTCGCATAAATCTCGAAGTTCGTCACGATAATTTTAAAGCACAGAACTTGTATCGCAAAGCCGGATTTAAGGAATGTGAACCCAATAATTTCTTTTGGGAAAACAAGTTGTAA